From the Vibrio alginolyticus NBRC 15630 = ATCC 17749 genome, one window contains:
- a CDS encoding autotransporter assembly complex protein TamA, giving the protein MPLHHAFGAQFKIKGLTPILEKNLESHLTPLTKLSVSNITSNRLTQMVNNALNPYGYYHSELNVQRSENDFITLEVDAGEVMLVKKSNIAVSGEASNDQDFIELINQAQLKQGQPLLHSEYDTLKRNLISLAQQKGYLDGRFIESSLEVIPSLNEAHVNLHFSSGSRYQFGELSVLTSGIETARIEAMRTFERGDDFDTLKLSQYQADLSSTDWFRSVIVKADFEEISDGHKVPIEVLAEPNSRNIVQVGGGYSTDLGLRASLNWTKPWYNASGHSFEAQAYASKPEQSLLLGYKIPTKNVLTDYYGIQFESKHVDYRDTSSFSNDLSFEKHWQLDGDWQSTMHVRYLQESYQQASENNESQLLLPGVTFSLLDRKNDQLEVKHRHVYSLEYSDPNFFSDSRLLRIEGNSVLSWDISEKHKFHFRSNVGINVADTLSDIPSSLRFFAGGDGNLRGYGYESISPRDENGDLTGARYMFTAGLEYQYQVYRQLWLGAFYDIGDAFNDRVDWKSGTGLSLIWNSKYVPVKVDFAYGLDTPQGDQFRVHFSLGTQF; this is encoded by the coding sequence ATGCCTTTACATCATGCATTCGGAGCGCAATTTAAAATCAAAGGGCTAACACCAATATTAGAGAAAAATCTTGAAAGTCACCTTACACCACTAACGAAACTCTCTGTTTCAAACATTACCTCAAATCGACTAACGCAGATGGTTAATAATGCGTTAAACCCTTATGGTTACTACCATTCCGAGCTCAATGTTCAGAGATCAGAGAATGATTTCATCACGCTTGAGGTTGACGCTGGGGAGGTGATGTTGGTCAAAAAATCTAATATTGCTGTGTCGGGAGAGGCCAGTAACGATCAGGATTTCATCGAACTAATCAATCAAGCTCAACTTAAACAAGGGCAGCCGTTGCTTCATTCTGAGTACGATACGCTAAAGCGAAACTTGATCTCATTGGCTCAGCAAAAAGGTTATTTAGATGGACGTTTTATCGAATCGTCTTTGGAAGTCATTCCAAGTTTGAATGAAGCCCATGTGAACCTGCATTTCTCTAGTGGTTCTCGTTACCAATTTGGAGAGCTGTCTGTTCTTACGTCGGGTATCGAAACGGCTCGAATAGAAGCGATGAGAACATTTGAGCGGGGCGACGATTTTGATACTTTGAAATTGAGTCAATATCAGGCCGACCTATCCAGTACTGATTGGTTTCGCAGTGTGATTGTGAAAGCGGATTTCGAGGAGATATCCGATGGCCATAAGGTGCCGATAGAAGTGCTCGCAGAGCCGAATTCACGCAATATTGTGCAAGTCGGTGGTGGGTATTCGACAGACTTGGGATTACGCGCTTCGCTAAACTGGACCAAGCCATGGTATAACGCAAGTGGGCACAGTTTTGAGGCACAAGCGTACGCTTCCAAACCGGAACAATCGCTATTACTAGGTTATAAGATACCCACCAAAAATGTTCTAACTGATTACTACGGGATTCAGTTTGAATCTAAGCATGTCGACTATCGGGACACATCGAGTTTTTCTAATGATTTATCGTTTGAAAAGCACTGGCAGTTAGACGGTGATTGGCAAAGCACCATGCACGTTCGTTATTTGCAAGAAAGTTATCAACAAGCGTCGGAGAATAACGAATCACAGTTGTTATTACCGGGGGTGACATTTTCACTGCTTGATCGCAAGAACGATCAATTAGAAGTAAAGCACCGTCACGTCTACTCACTGGAATATTCGGATCCCAATTTTTTCTCCGATTCTCGTTTGCTGCGTATTGAGGGCAACAGTGTTCTGTCATGGGATATTAGTGAAAAACACAAGTTTCACTTTCGTTCCAATGTTGGCATTAATGTCGCTGACACTTTGAGCGATATTCCATCATCATTACGCTTCTTTGCGGGAGGTGATGGCAATCTTCGTGGTTATGGTTATGAGTCTATCTCTCCGAGAGATGAAAATGGCGATTTAACGGGTGCTCGTTACATGTTTACTGCTGGGCTGGAATATCAATATCAGGTCTACCGCCAACTGTGGCTTGGGGCATTTTATGATATTGGTGATGCCTTCAACGATAGGGTGGATTGGAAAAGCGGTACAGGGCTGAGTTTGATATGGAACTCAAAATACGTGCCTGTCAAAGTGGACTTTGCTTATGGTTTAGATACTCCGCAAGGAGACCAATTCCGCGTTCACTTCTCACTAGGCACGCAGTTTTAG
- a CDS encoding DUF2846 domain-containing protein — translation MKNKVILCSAFLLGLSGCASVPTVDSTVSNQMKSFEAPQKGNAGIYIYREDAFVGAALKKYVYVDGECIGETAPGVFFYHEVEGNKEHQVSTESEFSENHLTILTEEGRNYFVNQYIKMGVFVGGAGVELVDESKGKAEVLKVDMAEKGNCSSI, via the coding sequence ATGAAAAATAAAGTAATTCTGTGTTCCGCATTCCTTTTGGGTTTGTCAGGTTGTGCTTCTGTTCCTACTGTTGATTCGACAGTATCAAATCAAATGAAATCATTTGAAGCACCTCAAAAGGGGAACGCAGGGATTTACATTTACCGAGAAGATGCTTTTGTCGGAGCAGCGCTTAAAAAGTATGTTTACGTCGATGGGGAATGTATTGGTGAAACCGCTCCTGGTGTATTCTTCTACCATGAGGTCGAAGGCAATAAAGAACATCAAGTAAGTACAGAGTCTGAGTTTTCTGAAAATCACTTAACTATCTTAACGGAAGAGGGCCGTAATTATTTCGTTAATCAATACATTAAAATGGGTGTATTTGTTGGTGGTGCGGGCGTAGAACTCGTAGACGAAAGCAAAGGTAAAGCAGAAGTACTAAAAGTCGACATGGCAGAAAAAGGAAACTGTTCTTCGATCTAG
- a CDS encoding LysE family translocator — translation MDSNSLLLFVVACLAINMIPGPDVIYIVSNTMKGKLSAGLKAALGLGVGYFFHTLAACLGLSAIILSSSLAFSVVKWLGAAYLVYLGVQSLLSMWRGESKIVENKNVDNNKNVFVQGVIVSVLNPKVALFFLSFLPQFIDTSASSTSMQLLVLGLLFSVLATTCNVLYASVGNWVFSRPHSQRYSRTLEGVSGILLISLASKVAFSDR, via the coding sequence ATGGATTCAAACTCACTATTATTATTTGTTGTCGCTTGTCTCGCTATCAACATGATTCCTGGACCTGATGTAATTTATATTGTTTCCAATACGATGAAAGGTAAATTATCTGCTGGGCTGAAAGCGGCTCTGGGGCTTGGTGTAGGTTACTTTTTTCATACACTAGCGGCATGTTTAGGTTTGTCAGCAATAATTCTGAGTTCATCTTTGGCTTTTAGCGTTGTTAAATGGTTAGGGGCCGCTTACCTAGTTTATTTAGGTGTTCAGTCATTACTGTCCATGTGGCGTGGAGAAAGTAAAATCGTTGAAAACAAAAATGTTGATAATAATAAAAATGTGTTTGTTCAGGGAGTTATCGTCAGCGTCTTGAATCCAAAAGTAGCGCTATTCTTCCTATCATTTCTGCCTCAATTTATTGATACGTCTGCAAGCTCAACATCAATGCAATTATTAGTACTTGGCTTGCTGTTCAGCGTACTTGCGACGACATGTAACGTTTTGTACGCCTCTGTGGGTAATTGGGTATTTAGTCGTCCACACTCTCAGCGTTATTCAAGAACTCTTGAAGGTGTTTCAGGTATTCTACTTATCAGTCTAGCGAGTAAAGTGGCATTTAGTGATCGTTAG
- a CDS encoding LysE family translocator, whose translation MEEINYSLIVVSAIAAIASPGPATLAIAGTSMNHGRRFGGYLAAGVLTGSLFWSTSAAFGLATILYSNVWLFEILRYCGAFYLLFLALKSVHSACNIEQLKLPKTYVTTEKGNYLTGVLIHLTNPKAILFFGALYSIGVPPTASPLELLSVIFVVGLVSALVFFGYAFLFAYKKVRQTYLRSKAVFEGVFALFFGVASIKLLLSEAGK comes from the coding sequence ATGGAAGAGATAAATTATTCACTGATTGTCGTATCAGCTATCGCTGCCATCGCTAGCCCCGGACCTGCAACTCTTGCGATAGCAGGCACGTCAATGAACCACGGTCGACGCTTTGGAGGGTATTTGGCTGCAGGTGTTTTAACGGGGTCTTTATTTTGGTCAACCTCAGCCGCTTTTGGTCTCGCAACCATACTCTATAGCAATGTTTGGCTTTTTGAAATTCTTAGATATTGTGGGGCATTTTATCTTTTATTTTTGGCTTTAAAGTCCGTACATTCTGCCTGCAACATCGAGCAGCTAAAGTTACCCAAAACATACGTAACGACAGAGAAGGGTAACTACTTAACCGGAGTGTTAATTCACTTAACTAACCCAAAAGCTATTCTGTTTTTTGGTGCGCTTTATTCGATAGGGGTTCCTCCTACGGCCAGTCCGTTGGAATTGTTGTCGGTCATTTTTGTTGTAGGGCTGGTTAGTGCTTTGGTTTTCTTTGGCTATGCTTTTCTTTTCGCGTATAAAAAGGTCAGGCAAACCTATCTCAGATCCAAAGCAGTTTTTGAAGGCGTGTTCGCGTTATTTTTTGGTGTGGCAAGTATTAAGTTGCTGCTTAGTGAGGCAGGAAAATGA
- a CDS encoding DUF1428 domain-containing protein — MSYIDGFVAAVPTANKEKYIAHAKIAAEMFREFGALKVVETWGSEVPDGEITSFPMAVNAESNETVVFSWVVWPSKEVRDSGWQRIMGDPRMSPDNNPMPFDGKRLIYGGFDVILEQ, encoded by the coding sequence ATGTCATACATTGATGGGTTTGTCGCTGCAGTGCCGACAGCGAATAAAGAAAAGTATATCGCACACGCAAAAATAGCAGCAGAAATGTTCAGGGAGTTTGGGGCCTTAAAGGTTGTTGAGACGTGGGGGAGTGAAGTACCAGATGGTGAGATCACATCATTTCCCATGGCAGTTAACGCTGAAAGCAACGAAACCGTTGTGTTTTCGTGGGTAGTCTGGCCTTCAAAAGAAGTTCGGGACTCAGGGTGGCAGCGGATCATGGGTGATCCTCGAATGAGTCCAGACAATAACCCAATGCCCTTTGATGGAAAGCGTCTCATTTATGGCGGATTTGATGTTATTTTGGAGCAGTAA
- a CDS encoding antibiotic biosynthesis monooxygenase family protein, which yields MFRVVYEWRVPSEKMDEFQNIWRSTTDSIHQSVEGALGSFMLRSYDVPEKVLTIAKWRTREDWELFWGTSNPEKMKKMSEIAERISVEPFDEIEDRTK from the coding sequence ATGTTTAGAGTTGTGTATGAATGGCGTGTGCCAAGTGAAAAAATGGATGAGTTTCAAAATATATGGCGTTCGACGACAGATTCAATTCATCAGTCAGTAGAAGGGGCGCTTGGTAGTTTTATGCTTCGTTCTTACGATGTACCGGAAAAGGTTTTAACTATTGCCAAGTGGCGAACACGTGAAGACTGGGAGCTGTTTTGGGGAACTAGTAACCCAGAAAAAATGAAGAAGATGAGTGAAATTGCAGAGCGTATTTCAGTTGAACCATTCGATGAAATTGAAGATAGAACTAAGTAG
- a CDS encoding putative quinol monooxygenase, whose protein sequence is MSKVTLKGFILVPEKDLELVKHALIIHKRLTLEEPGCLTFLVTQSSTNPFRFDVYEEFVDKASFKQHQERVQASHWGKVTANVKRQYEIFECVHD, encoded by the coding sequence ATGTCGAAAGTAACATTGAAAGGCTTTATTTTAGTTCCGGAAAAGGATTTAGAATTAGTAAAACATGCGTTAATAATTCACAAAAGGCTCACGTTAGAAGAGCCGGGCTGCCTTACTTTTCTTGTGACTCAAAGCTCTACTAATCCGTTTCGTTTTGATGTCTATGAGGAGTTCGTCGACAAAGCCTCTTTTAAGCAACATCAGGAAAGAGTTCAAGCCTCACATTGGGGAAAAGTAACAGCCAATGTTAAACGGCAATACGAAATCTTTGAATGTGTGCATGACTAA
- a CDS encoding alanine--tRNA ligase-related protein produces the protein MSEKLFWVNPYQTELNSRVTNVDGNKVELDQTIFFAESGGQESDEGTINGIPVLIAQKLGVRLIYTLESSPNFTLGDIVTTNIDWKRRYALMKLHFAAEVVLEMFYQRREGIVKIGAHISENKSRIDFEWSENIGPLLKEIETDVQDLINSDSVIISDFSDQESERRYWRVDGFAQVPCGGTHLKRTSEVGQIQLKRKNIGKGKERVEITLCS, from the coding sequence ATGAGCGAGAAATTATTTTGGGTTAATCCCTACCAAACAGAACTTAACTCAAGAGTGACCAATGTAGACGGAAATAAGGTTGAATTGGACCAGACTATCTTCTTTGCAGAGTCTGGAGGCCAAGAGAGTGATGAAGGAACGATTAATGGTATTCCGGTTTTGATTGCTCAAAAGTTAGGTGTTCGACTTATTTACACATTGGAATCCTCTCCAAATTTTACTCTTGGTGACATTGTAACTACGAATATTGATTGGAAGCGTAGATACGCCTTAATGAAGCTACACTTTGCGGCTGAAGTGGTGCTTGAGATGTTTTATCAGCGCCGGGAAGGCATTGTTAAGATAGGCGCGCATATTTCTGAAAATAAGAGTCGCATAGATTTCGAGTGGTCAGAAAATATTGGCCCGCTATTGAAAGAAATTGAAACTGATGTGCAAGATTTGATTAACTCTGATTCAGTTATTATTAGTGACTTTTCCGATCAAGAGAGTGAAAGAAGGTATTGGAGAGTGGACGGGTTTGCGCAAGTACCTTGCGGTGGCACTCATTTAAAGCGCACATCAGAAGTCGGCCAAATTCAATTAAAACGCAAGAACATCGGTAAAGGCAAAGAAAGGGTAGAGATAACCTTATGCTCGTAG
- a CDS encoding GNAT family N-acetyltransferase produces the protein MLVTKIETERLILRELVEHDASELFDIFSDHEVMKYWNTGPWVSIEEARTFIAKSTQAMNSNTEVTLGIFLKSNGQLLGKIMLFNHVKESRRAEIGFGVSRHFWGKGIVLEAGTALIEHAFKTLNLRRIEAEIDPDNASSGKVLERLGFIKEGFLRQRWEVNGVVSDSAIYGLLAKPLDSV, from the coding sequence ATGTTAGTAACAAAGATTGAAACGGAACGATTAATTCTAAGAGAGCTAGTTGAACATGATGCAAGCGAATTGTTTGATATCTTCTCAGACCATGAGGTCATGAAATATTGGAACACTGGCCCTTGGGTTTCAATTGAAGAAGCGCGGACATTTATAGCCAAGAGTACACAGGCCATGAATAGCAATACAGAAGTGACACTAGGCATCTTCCTAAAGAGCAATGGCCAACTTCTGGGTAAGATAATGCTGTTTAATCACGTGAAAGAGTCTAGGCGCGCAGAAATTGGCTTTGGCGTTAGTCGTCATTTCTGGGGTAAAGGCATTGTATTAGAGGCGGGAACTGCATTAATCGAACACGCATTCAAAACACTGAATCTACGTCGAATCGAGGCTGAGATAGATCCAGACAATGCTTCTTCAGGTAAAGTCTTGGAACGGTTAGGTTTTATAAAGGAAGGTTTCCTAAGGCAGCGTTGGGAAGTGAATGGAGTAGTCTCAGATTCAGCAATTTACGGGTTGTTAGCTAAACCCCTGGACAGCGTTTAG
- a CDS encoding sugar O-acetyltransferase, whose translation MSEKEKMLAGELYDPSDEELLKLRLSARLLTEKLNATSVEHKQKRVEITKHLFGTTGDDIHVESSFNCDYGSNIHVGDNFYANFGCVILDVAEVKFGDNCLLGPQVGIYTATHPLEPIERNSGLELAKPINIGDNCWIGGHAVINPGVTLGNNVVVASGAVVTKSFGDNVVVGGNPARVLKEIVTKR comes from the coding sequence ATGTCAGAAAAAGAGAAAATGTTAGCAGGTGAGCTTTATGACCCAAGTGATGAAGAGTTGTTAAAGTTAAGGTTGAGCGCTAGGTTACTAACTGAAAAATTGAATGCGACCTCTGTTGAGCATAAACAAAAGCGAGTTGAAATAACTAAGCACTTGTTCGGCACAACAGGTGACGATATTCATGTTGAATCTTCTTTCAATTGCGACTACGGATCCAACATTCACGTTGGAGATAATTTCTACGCTAATTTTGGTTGTGTGATTTTGGATGTTGCGGAAGTTAAGTTTGGTGATAACTGTTTACTTGGGCCGCAAGTTGGCATTTATACTGCGACTCATCCCTTAGAGCCTATCGAGAGGAACAGTGGTTTAGAGCTAGCAAAGCCCATAAACATTGGTGACAATTGTTGGATAGGTGGCCATGCCGTAATCAACCCTGGCGTAACACTTGGGAACAACGTGGTAGTAGCCTCTGGCGCAGTCGTTACAAAGAGTTTTGGAGACAATGTCGTTGTTGGTGGTAACCCAGCCAGAGTACTGAAGGAAATCGTCACTAAGCGATAA
- a CDS encoding RDD family protein → MIDLFVSFSIFTLVLWVGLEIGIEKELVRATAVTATVSYYLFSDCLPNGQSVGKKLLGIAVISARTGKKCNIFQSLFRNVITPFLGFIDSIFILGKKRQRLGDKLVRTVVVVH, encoded by the coding sequence ATGATTGATCTTTTTGTCAGTTTTAGCATTTTTACTCTCGTTTTATGGGTCGGCTTAGAAATCGGTATTGAAAAAGAGCTTGTGCGCGCTACAGCAGTAACTGCGACTGTATCGTATTACCTTTTTTCTGATTGTTTACCAAATGGTCAAAGTGTGGGTAAAAAACTTTTGGGCATTGCAGTTATAAGTGCAAGAACGGGTAAAAAGTGCAATATTTTTCAGTCGCTCTTTCGAAATGTTATTACTCCATTCTTAGGTTTTATTGACTCAATTTTCATTCTTGGTAAAAAGAGGCAACGGCTCGGTGATAAGTTAGTGAGAACGGTGGTGGTAGTTCACTAA
- a CDS encoding pyridoxamine 5'-phosphate oxidase family protein, with product MSEIKTIEQLKEIYAEPSARAKNKALPVLDVHAITLINNCHFAVLSTADSQGYIDLSPKGGEPGFVKVLDESTLLLPDSSGNNRIDSLKNIISNPKVGLLLMVNGIDEVLRIKGIASIHTDANLISACPDGSKDPKVVIKIVIESMYFHCAKAVMRGKLWSDDYKVNRSILPSLAQIFKDQQKLESKALNQEEMLKYYQSSL from the coding sequence ATGAGTGAAATTAAAACAATAGAGCAGTTAAAAGAAATTTACGCAGAGCCAAGTGCGAGAGCTAAAAATAAAGCGCTGCCTGTGCTGGATGTTCATGCGATTACATTAATTAATAATTGCCATTTTGCAGTTCTAAGTACCGCTGATTCACAAGGGTATATCGATCTCTCTCCTAAAGGAGGGGAGCCTGGCTTCGTAAAAGTTTTAGATGAATCAACATTGTTGCTCCCTGATAGCTCGGGGAACAATCGTATAGATAGTCTAAAAAATATCATTAGTAACCCCAAGGTAGGGTTGTTATTGATGGTAAATGGTATTGATGAAGTGCTCCGTATTAAAGGAATCGCAAGTATTCACACCGACGCCAACTTGATATCTGCTTGCCCCGATGGAAGTAAAGATCCTAAGGTTGTTATCAAAATAGTCATAGAGAGTATGTACTTTCATTGTGCGAAAGCGGTGATGAGAGGGAAACTTTGGTCTGATGACTATAAAGTAAATCGCTCAATTCTCCCTTCATTAGCTCAAATCTTTAAAGATCAACAAAAGTTAGAAAGTAAAGCGCTTAATCAAGAAGAGATGTTGAAATATTACCAATCTAGCCTTTAG
- a CDS encoding putative signal transducing protein — MIVVARFSFPHEAHIARASLDSVGIESYIADEHTVNTQWLYSNAIGGVRLMVAESDAEDAKQILSSDFSESLGNEVDVDEEKDVCPKCGSKDLFAFTKGKRPAFLVFILLGFPLFFYKHGYKCKQCGEFSEKL, encoded by the coding sequence GTGATTGTAGTAGCAAGGTTTTCTTTTCCTCATGAAGCTCATATTGCGAGAGCAAGCCTAGATAGTGTCGGAATAGAAAGTTACATCGCTGACGAGCACACGGTAAATACTCAGTGGCTTTATTCAAATGCAATTGGCGGCGTCCGTCTGATGGTGGCCGAAAGTGATGCAGAAGATGCGAAACAAATACTTAGTAGCGATTTCTCAGAATCATTGGGAAATGAAGTTGACGTTGATGAAGAAAAAGACGTTTGCCCTAAATGTGGTAGTAAAGATCTATTTGCATTTACAAAAGGTAAACGCCCAGCTTTCTTAGTTTTTATTTTACTGGGTTTTCCACTGTTTTTTTACAAGCATGGTTATAAGTGTAAGCAGTGTGGGGAGTTTAGTGAAAAACTTTAA
- a CDS encoding GNAT family N-acetyltransferase gives MDIYPEIELSKAQHNAIEALRNQSFPEHQVTRSYYKQLPHMRVLNYEGDQLVGYMGLDYRVVRVGDEIYKVLGVSDFCVESTVQRQGIGTKMLSQLSEYASTKDVDFIILVSDLERFYVANGYMRLNSLSSWLRVHEHKNYGVAVEQLDDLYVKPISGKTWAVGHIDWLGYMY, from the coding sequence ATGGATATTTACCCAGAAATCGAATTATCTAAAGCGCAGCATAATGCAATTGAAGCTCTTAGAAACCAGTCGTTTCCTGAACATCAAGTTACTCGCTCTTACTATAAGCAACTCCCGCATATGAGAGTTCTGAATTACGAAGGTGATCAGTTAGTTGGTTACATGGGATTAGACTACAGAGTTGTTCGCGTTGGTGATGAAATTTATAAAGTATTAGGTGTGAGTGACTTTTGTGTCGAGAGCACAGTTCAAAGACAAGGTATTGGCACAAAAATGTTGTCTCAACTCAGCGAGTATGCGTCCACTAAAGATGTCGACTTCATCATTTTAGTCTCCGATTTGGAGCGTTTTTATGTGGCTAATGGTTATATGCGCCTTAACTCTCTAAGTTCTTGGTTGCGAGTTCACGAACATAAAAATTACGGTGTCGCTGTAGAGCAACTAGATGATTTATATGTTAAACCTATCAGCGGTAAAACTTGGGCTGTTGGTCATATAGATTGGTTAGGGTATATGTATTAG
- a CDS encoding DGQHR domain-containing protein, which yields MSKKLVIPCRRGKMGTWDTYTCLMQLKDISELINFATDLHTSEKLSEMIQRNLEDERAVEIGDYLISNPDHFFNSLVVAIYDGDPQWHDFTRIEPNSKEAELLEMPDYARECLGFLSLTKEEKMFALDGQHRLSGIKKAVENNEDIGFEQLSVIIVTHRNTKSGIKKSRRLFTTLSKKAKLVKKDAIIALDEDDIAACITRRIVEESKCLNENNVAFSVGPLRDKTNVTSLGNIFDCVQKLLSFKLDCKISEIEKVKITDEQENELFEFIKSFYEITFSNVKSLSDYKEGQDIEKYRNNHDGGHLLFRPIGWDIYTDTVIELLSSEKSLESAVLIVSKNDLYMSGKILKNNLWSAQRKRILKVSATKLKK from the coding sequence ATGAGTAAGAAGTTAGTAATCCCTTGTCGTAGGGGAAAAATGGGTACTTGGGACACTTACACTTGTCTAATGCAGCTAAAAGACATTAGTGAGCTAATAAACTTTGCAACAGATTTGCACACAAGTGAAAAGTTATCTGAGATGATTCAAAGGAACCTCGAAGATGAGCGAGCAGTCGAAATTGGAGATTATTTAATAAGCAATCCAGACCACTTTTTTAATTCTCTCGTTGTCGCAATATATGATGGTGATCCTCAATGGCATGACTTCACACGAATTGAGCCAAATAGCAAAGAAGCTGAGTTATTGGAAATGCCAGACTATGCTCGCGAATGCCTTGGTTTTCTTTCATTGACCAAAGAAGAAAAAATGTTTGCACTAGACGGTCAACACCGTTTGTCAGGCATAAAAAAAGCTGTAGAGAACAACGAAGATATTGGCTTTGAGCAGCTCAGTGTCATTATTGTTACACATAGAAATACGAAGTCAGGTATTAAGAAGTCTCGTAGATTATTCACAACCCTAAGTAAAAAGGCCAAGCTGGTTAAAAAAGATGCAATCATAGCATTGGATGAGGATGATATAGCGGCTTGCATCACTCGACGAATAGTAGAAGAAAGTAAATGCCTAAATGAAAACAATGTGGCGTTTAGTGTTGGACCATTAAGAGATAAAACTAATGTAACATCGTTAGGTAATATTTTTGATTGTGTACAAAAGCTCTTATCCTTCAAATTAGACTGTAAGATTAGTGAGATTGAAAAAGTAAAAATCACAGACGAACAAGAGAATGAATTGTTCGAATTTATTAAATCATTTTATGAAATTACTTTTTCTAATGTTAAAAGTTTATCCGACTATAAGGAGGGTCAAGACATAGAAAAATACAGAAACAATCATGATGGCGGTCATCTACTGTTTAGACCAATTGGTTGGGATATATACACTGATACGGTAATTGAACTTTTATCCTCGGAGAAATCTTTGGAAAGCGCAGTTTTGATTGTTAGTAAAAATGATTTATATATGTCAGGTAAGATTCTGAAGAATAACCTTTGGTCGGCTCAAAGAAAACGAATCCTAAAGGTGAGTGCAACCAAACTAAAAAAATAA
- a CDS encoding GIY-YIG nuclease family protein, producing the protein MSEFYDVLDQDIEEQSQDDKRLAYISKYRREFVLCPSFIRKKDELPDLVWNTIKFNEPSPNLPDHQGVYAFSINVEHGSLPSNSYILYVGKAGDTTSNNTIKKRYRDYIREARVQSRPKIHRMLNLWAGHLTYHYAEVPNGVSTGDIEEQLTTIFIPPYNTNDFLVEVRDLLKGASIL; encoded by the coding sequence ATGAGTGAATTTTATGATGTTCTTGATCAAGATATTGAAGAGCAATCCCAGGATGACAAACGCCTAGCGTATATATCGAAATATAGAAGGGAATTTGTTCTTTGCCCTAGCTTTATTCGTAAAAAAGACGAATTGCCGGACTTAGTGTGGAATACAATCAAGTTTAATGAGCCGTCCCCTAATCTACCAGATCATCAGGGTGTCTATGCATTCTCGATTAACGTTGAACATGGAAGTTTACCGAGTAATTCTTATATTCTTTACGTTGGTAAAGCGGGAGATACAACAAGCAATAATACAATTAAAAAGCGCTATAGAGATTATATTAGAGAAGCGAGAGTTCAATCTAGACCTAAAATTCATAGAATGTTAAATCTTTGGGCTGGACATTTGACATACCACTATGCTGAGGTACCAAATGGTGTATCTACGGGTGACATTGAAGAACAGTTGACTACAATTTTCATACCACCATATAACACGAATGATTTTTTGGTAGAAGTAAGAGACTTGTTAAAAGGAGCAAGCATCCTATGA